From Toxorhynchites rutilus septentrionalis strain SRP chromosome 2, ASM2978413v1, whole genome shotgun sequence, a single genomic window includes:
- the LOC129769900 gene encoding equistatin-like isoform X3, with the protein MNNSPCVILLQIISILVIRCHNTAGKNPCNSALGCISNFECPIDEHWAPGASSDGCCPGCVKGLGLDQIGCDGNNPCAPGLTCAKGGICKLNIEDCLSTKHLSSKVSWKPDCDASSGKFRSKQCRGDAVSGRCFCYSATGRRIFGWEWRGKASDMTCACSRLRADLEATGRRDVTLHCTANGNFEELQCDDGLCWCVEPKAGRAWPNSPVVPLSLWKHLPCYNGTLHGDQYLRRCESASYAQEIVRGRFVLQGHVNVSHTDIACDYDGSYGKYEVEGGFAYCTWRDGERISPFQVNALKLKLMTCS; encoded by the exons ATGAACAACAGTCCATGTGTTATATTACTGCAGATCATATCAATCTTAGTCATCAGGTGCCATAACACAGCTGGGAAGAATCCCTGCAACAGCGCGCTTGGATGTATCTCAAATTTTGAGTGCCCAATCGACGAGCATTGGGCACCTGGTGCATCTTCCGACGGGTGCTGTCCCGGTTGTGTGAAGGGATTGGGACTCGACCAAATAGGCTGCGACGGAAACAATCCCTGTGCCCCCGGACTGACGTGTGCGAAGGGGGGAATTTGTAAATTAAATATAG AGGATTGCCTCTCCACGAAGCACCTGTCGTCAAAGGTATCTTGGAAGCCTGACTGTGATGCGTCGAGCGGGAAGTTCCGGTCCAAACAGTGCCGTGGCGATGCCGTTTCGGGTCGTTGTTTCTGCTACTCGGCTACCGGCAGGCGAATCTTCGGCTGGGAGTGGCGCGGCAAGGCCTCGGATATGACGTGCGCTTGCAGCCGGCTCCGTGCCGATCTCGAGGCCACAGGAAGACGTGACGTAACTCTCCACTGCACCGCAAATGGCAACTTCGAGGAGCTACAGTGTGACGATGGACTCTGTTGGTGTGTCGAACCGAAAGCTGGTAGAGCGTGGCCAAACTCTCCCGTTGTTCCGCTGTCACTGTGGAAGCATCTGCCCTGCT ACAATGGCACCCTACATGGAGACCAGTACCTGAGGCGTtgtgaaagtgcatcttacgcACAGGAGATCGTCCGGGGCAGATTTGTTCTCCAGGGACATGTGAACGTGAGCCATACCGACATCGCATGCGACTACGATGGCAGCTACGGGAAATACGAAGTCGAGGGTGGCTT CGCATATTGCACGTGGCGTGATGGAGAACGGATATCACCGTTCCAAGTGAACGCTTTGAAACTAAAACTAATGACCTGCA GCTAG
- the LOC129769900 gene encoding uncharacterized protein LOC129769900 isoform X2: MNNSPCVILLQIISILVIRCHNTAGKNPCNSALGCISNFECPIDEHWAPGASSDGCCPGCVKGLGLDQIGCDGNNPCAPGLTCAKGGICKLNIEDCLSTKHLSSKVSWKPDCDASSGKFRSKQCRGDAVSGRCFCYSATGRRIFGWEWRGKASDMTCACSRLRADLEATGRRDVTLHCTANGNFEELQCDDGLCWCVEPKAGRAWPNSPVVPLSLWKHLPCYNGTLHGDQYLRRCESASYAQEIVRGRFVLQGHVNVSHTDIACDYDGSYGKYEVEGGFAYCTWRDGERISPFQVNALKLKLMTCNCARDQKTFIGADLQFVLECEGNGNYQMLQSRNGNLFCIDRDGFEVANNVEAEEDCSAHMFG; encoded by the exons ATGAACAACAGTCCATGTGTTATATTACTGCAGATCATATCAATCTTAGTCATCAGGTGCCATAACACAGCTGGGAAGAATCCCTGCAACAGCGCGCTTGGATGTATCTCAAATTTTGAGTGCCCAATCGACGAGCATTGGGCACCTGGTGCATCTTCCGACGGGTGCTGTCCCGGTTGTGTGAAGGGATTGGGACTCGACCAAATAGGCTGCGACGGAAACAATCCCTGTGCCCCCGGACTGACGTGTGCGAAGGGGGGAATTTGTAAATTAAATATAG AGGATTGCCTCTCCACGAAGCACCTGTCGTCAAAGGTATCTTGGAAGCCTGACTGTGATGCGTCGAGCGGGAAGTTCCGGTCCAAACAGTGCCGTGGCGATGCCGTTTCGGGTCGTTGTTTCTGCTACTCGGCTACCGGCAGGCGAATCTTCGGCTGGGAGTGGCGCGGCAAGGCCTCGGATATGACGTGCGCTTGCAGCCGGCTCCGTGCCGATCTCGAGGCCACAGGAAGACGTGACGTAACTCTCCACTGCACCGCAAATGGCAACTTCGAGGAGCTACAGTGTGACGATGGACTCTGTTGGTGTGTCGAACCGAAAGCTGGTAGAGCGTGGCCAAACTCTCCCGTTGTTCCGCTGTCACTGTGGAAGCATCTGCCCTGCT ACAATGGCACCCTACATGGAGACCAGTACCTGAGGCGTtgtgaaagtgcatcttacgcACAGGAGATCGTCCGGGGCAGATTTGTTCTCCAGGGACATGTGAACGTGAGCCATACCGACATCGCATGCGACTACGATGGCAGCTACGGGAAATACGAAGTCGAGGGTGGCTT CGCATATTGCACGTGGCGTGATGGAGAACGGATATCACCGTTCCAAGTGAACGCTTTGAAACTAAAACTAATGACCTGCA ATTGTGCCCGCGATCAAAAAACCTTCATCGGCGCCGACTTACAGTTCGTGCTCGAGTGCGAGGGAAACGGAAACTATCAGATGCTCCAGAGCCGGAATGGGAATTTATTTTGCATTGATCGTGATGGGTTCGAGGTGGCCAACAATGTTGAAGCGGAGGAGGATTGCTCTGCGCATATGTTCGGTTGA
- the LOC129769902 gene encoding uncharacterized protein LOC129769902, translated as MLELMILSSFVLILITSPPPIRSDILPPCCNGGYGCISSMRQSNCPSGQVLVSGASLGACCPGCRGGQGYMKVCNVNVANRRCAPGLRCDRKCLYDRSTCLHTIHMQAEGEWAGWYPQCSPDGTYASKQCRGDRLSGRCFCYSEDGRRIFGWDWYKDAEEMSCACSRRRAKLESEGRTVVTLHCTQNGNFEDLQCDSGVCWCANRYSGNPLVGTTVVQESLWTSLPCYNVTLHGNSYLRQCESAAFAQKKIQKMFALRGTVGVTYNEIQCEYDGAFGSYRLENGIVYCTWRDGKKIGSYQVRSSLVSSVNCNCARDTQIYKEAGIPFTLACAGNGNYDYSQDQNGQLFCVDGDGYVVSTDVRPTESCDKFIYNSEFYNED; from the exons ATGCTTGAGCTAATGATATTATCATCGTTTGTGTTAATACTCATCACGAGTCCGCCTCCGATCCGCTCCGATATCCTACCGCCATGTTGCAACGGAGGGTACGGCTGCATATCCTCCATGCGTCAATCGAACTGCCCGAGCGGTCAGGTGCTTGTCAGTGGGGCGTCGCTTGGCGCATGTTGCCCCGGGTGCCGCGGGGGCCAGGGTTACATGAAGGTGTGCAACGTTAATGTCGCCAACAGACGTTGCGCCCCGGGACTTCGATGCGATCGGAAGTGTCTCTACGATAGGT CGACCTGTCTTCACACAATACACATGCAAGCCGAGGGTGAGTGGGCCGGTTGGTACCCACAGTGCAGCCCGGATGGGACGTACGCCAGCAAGCAGTGCCGAGGTGACCGACTTTCTGGACGCTGTTTTTGCTACAGCGAAGACGGCCGGCGCATATTCGGATGGGATTGGTACAAGGATGCGGAGGAAATGAGTTGCG catgcAGCAGACGGCGTGCCAAGCTGGAATCGGAGGGGCGCACCGTGGTAACTCTCCACTGCACTCAGAACGGTAACTTCGAGGATCTGCAGTGTGATTCGGGGGTTTGCTGGTGTGCGAATCGGTACAGCGGGAATCCGCTGGTTGGTACCACCGTGGTTCAAGAGAGCTTGTGGACTTCGCTGCCATGTT ATAACGTAACCCTTCATGGTAACAGCTATCTCCGCCAGTGTGAAAGCGCGGCTTTCGCccaaaagaagattcaaaaaaTGTTTGCCTTGAGGGGTACGGTCGGCGTAACATACAACGAGATCCAATGCGAATACGATGGAGCTTTCGGATCGTATAGACTTGAAAATGGAAT TGTGTACTGCACCTGGCGTGATGGAAAAAAGATAGGGTCCTACCAAGTCCGCTCCAGTTTGGTTTCATCGGTGAACTGCA ACTGTGCACGTGACACCCAGATCTACAAGGAAGCCGGCATCCCGTTCACGCTCGCTTGCGCAGGCAACGGAAATTACGACTACTCCCAGGATCAGAACGGTCAGCTGTTTTGTGTCGATGGCGATGGTTACGTGGTGTCCACCGACGTGCGGCCCACCGAGAGCTGCGACAAGTTCATATACAACTCGGAGTTTTACAATGAAGACTAG
- the LOC129769900 gene encoding uncharacterized protein LOC129769900 isoform X1 encodes MNNSPCVILLQIISILVIRCHNTAGKNPCNSALGCISNFECPIDEHWAPGASSDGCCPGCVKGLGLDQIGCDGNNPCAPGLTCAKGGICKLNIEDCLSTKHLSSKVSWKPDCDASSGKFRSKQCRGDAVSGRCFCYSATGRRIFGWEWRGKASDMTCACSRLRADLEATGRRDVTLHCTANGNFEELQCDDGLCWCVEPKAGRAWPNSPVVPLSLWKHLPCYNGTLHGDQYLRRCESASYAQEIVRGRFVLQGHVNVSHTDIACDYDGSYGKYEVEGGFAYCTWRDGERISPFQVNALKLKLMTCSKYSRYLALHGIALKYASHEGAYCELGAVGRSCLWGNTFPPTTTLRFANINIREAVIGKHKKAAASERKLVRGREILCPRSKNLHRRRLTVRARVRGKRKLSDAPEPEWEFILH; translated from the exons ATGAACAACAGTCCATGTGTTATATTACTGCAGATCATATCAATCTTAGTCATCAGGTGCCATAACACAGCTGGGAAGAATCCCTGCAACAGCGCGCTTGGATGTATCTCAAATTTTGAGTGCCCAATCGACGAGCATTGGGCACCTGGTGCATCTTCCGACGGGTGCTGTCCCGGTTGTGTGAAGGGATTGGGACTCGACCAAATAGGCTGCGACGGAAACAATCCCTGTGCCCCCGGACTGACGTGTGCGAAGGGGGGAATTTGTAAATTAAATATAG AGGATTGCCTCTCCACGAAGCACCTGTCGTCAAAGGTATCTTGGAAGCCTGACTGTGATGCGTCGAGCGGGAAGTTCCGGTCCAAACAGTGCCGTGGCGATGCCGTTTCGGGTCGTTGTTTCTGCTACTCGGCTACCGGCAGGCGAATCTTCGGCTGGGAGTGGCGCGGCAAGGCCTCGGATATGACGTGCGCTTGCAGCCGGCTCCGTGCCGATCTCGAGGCCACAGGAAGACGTGACGTAACTCTCCACTGCACCGCAAATGGCAACTTCGAGGAGCTACAGTGTGACGATGGACTCTGTTGGTGTGTCGAACCGAAAGCTGGTAGAGCGTGGCCAAACTCTCCCGTTGTTCCGCTGTCACTGTGGAAGCATCTGCCCTGCT ACAATGGCACCCTACATGGAGACCAGTACCTGAGGCGTtgtgaaagtgcatcttacgcACAGGAGATCGTCCGGGGCAGATTTGTTCTCCAGGGACATGTGAACGTGAGCCATACCGACATCGCATGCGACTACGATGGCAGCTACGGGAAATACGAAGTCGAGGGTGGCTT CGCATATTGCACGTGGCGTGATGGAGAACGGATATCACCGTTCCAAGTGAACGCTTTGAAACTAAAACTAATGACCTGCAGTAAGTATTCGAGATACTTAGCTCTCCACGGAATCGCCTTAAAGTATGCTTCCCACGAGGGCGCATATTGTGAACTGGGGGCAGTCGGTCGGTCATGTTTATGGGGTAATACTTTCCCCCCTACTACCACACTTCGCTtcgcaaacataaatattagAGAAGCCGTCAtcggaaaacataaaaaagcagcagcgagcgagagaaaattAGTGAGAGGaagagaaat ATTGTGCCCGCGATCAAAAAACCTTCATCGGCGCCGACTTACAGTTCGTGCTCGAGTGCGAGGGAAACGGAAACTATCAGATGCTCCAGAGCCGGAATGGGAATTTATTTTGCATTGA